TACTTTGCCACCAACTTTATAACCACTCATATAGGCCTCATAACCCTCTCTAGGTAATATCGCAACCTCAATCTTAGGGTTTATATCTTTCATTTTCTGTAGAGCGGGTACATTAATCATGCAGTCAGGACACCATATTTCAGCAAAGGCCAGCACATAAATAGGGGTGTCGATCTTCTGAATCTTATGTACCATCTCTTCTGTTAGAAAAATATTTTCATATATCTCTAAAGTCTTTTCTCTATTAATATCTTGATCTTTATTTAAGAATTCTTGAAAAGAAACACCTAATTCAAACAATTGATGTAAATTCATTTTTATCATCCTCCTATATTGGAAGTATAGATTATTATTTTATTATATCATTATTTAAAGAGAATTTTAAGTAAATTGATAGGATTGGAA
This portion of the Natronincola ferrireducens genome encodes:
- a CDS encoding thioredoxin family protein: MNLHQLFELGVSFQEFLNKDQDINREKTLEIYENIFLTEEMVHKIQKIDTPIYVLAFAEIWCPDCMINVPALQKMKDINPKIEVAILPREGYEAYMSGYKVGGKVKIPTFVILDSQYEEKGVFIETPKIVKDIVAKGNQVEIIVAKRKYRKGEYIKDTIEEILNIIFRK